A section of the Dehalobacter sp. DCM genome encodes:
- a CDS encoding polyphosphate polymerase domain-containing protein — MPIKTFKRYEVKYLVTPDQYRIIRSELDKYMVLDKFCRKKGSYMIYNVYFDTENDDVIRRSLAKPYYKEKLRMRSYTIPVSGEEEVFLELKKKIGGIVTKRRAILTLNQANNFLKNGLIPDCDDYKDRQVLAEIADFLSRYPAKPKVFISYERTAFFAKDNPELRVSFDENILTRRDQVDLSSGDFGTDLLADDRILMEVKCEGHIPLWLCQLLSQLKIYKTTFSKYGTEYKNYVKSRSEQRKYSQRKTA, encoded by the coding sequence ATGCCAATTAAAACATTTAAGCGTTATGAGGTAAAGTACTTAGTTACCCCGGACCAGTATCGCATCATTCGCTCTGAGTTGGATAAATACATGGTTCTGGATAAATTTTGCCGAAAAAAAGGCAGCTACATGATCTACAATGTCTATTTTGATACCGAGAATGATGACGTCATCCGGCGCTCATTAGCAAAACCTTACTATAAAGAAAAACTCCGGATGCGTTCTTATACGATCCCGGTCAGCGGTGAAGAGGAAGTTTTCCTGGAGCTAAAAAAGAAAATCGGCGGCATTGTCACCAAACGGCGGGCTATTCTGACATTGAACCAAGCAAATAATTTCCTTAAAAACGGACTGATCCCGGATTGTGATGACTATAAAGATAGACAGGTTTTAGCCGAAATCGCTGATTTTCTCAGCCGTTATCCTGCAAAACCCAAGGTTTTCATTAGTTATGAACGAACCGCCTTTTTTGCCAAAGATAACCCGGAACTGCGAGTTTCCTTTGATGAAAATATCTTGACTCGTCGCGATCAGGTTGACCTGAGCAGCGGTGATTTTGGCACGGACCTGTTAGCCGATGACCGCATCTTGATGGAGGTCAAATGCGAGGGACATATCCCACTCTGGTTATGCCAACTTCTTTCCCAATTAAAAATCTATAAAACCACTTTTTCCAAATACGGTACAGAATATAAGAACTATGTAAAAAGCAGATCTGAGCAAAGAAAATATTCCCAAAGGAAAACCGCTTAA
- a CDS encoding DUF4956 domain-containing protein, protein MLDFLFANAESSTLTLGTTIMVILSALVLGLGISLVYIQTHKKEEYSASFTIALIMLPAIIAMIILLVDNNVARAFSLAGAFSLIRFRSAAADSKDIACVFFTLGVGLACGIGYIGYAALFTLIICLVLIVLTKINFGKSQRSPMRLKIVLPEDMDYHGVFDNVLKEYTTDYKLLKVKTTEFGSLFEITYNVVLKDMAKSKRFIDALRCKNGNLNVALSMCENSEHAVF, encoded by the coding sequence ATGTTAGATTTTTTATTTGCAAATGCAGAAAGTTCAACCTTGACATTGGGAACTACAATCATGGTTATTTTAAGCGCATTGGTTCTTGGACTAGGGATTAGTCTTGTCTATATCCAAACCCATAAAAAAGAAGAATACAGCGCGAGTTTTACTATTGCCCTGATTATGCTGCCGGCGATCATCGCCATGATCATTCTGCTTGTGGATAACAATGTTGCTAGGGCATTCAGTCTGGCGGGCGCATTCAGCTTGATCCGTTTTCGCAGCGCTGCCGCGGATTCCAAAGATATTGCCTGTGTTTTTTTTACCCTCGGGGTAGGTCTGGCCTGCGGTATCGGTTATATCGGATATGCCGCTCTTTTCACCCTGATTATTTGCCTGGTCCTCATCGTTTTGACTAAAATCAATTTTGGAAAATCACAGAGAAGCCCTATGCGGCTGAAAATTGTCCTGCCCGAAGATATGGATTATCACGGTGTTTTTGATAATGTCTTGAAAGAATATACGACAGATTACAAACTACTCAAAGTCAAAACCACTGAATTTGGATCGTTGTTCGAAATCACCTACAACGTCGTCTTGAAAGACATGGCCAAATCCAAACGATTCATTGACGCACTGCGGTGCAAAAACGGCAATCTCAATGTAGCCCTTTCGATGTGCGAGAATAGTGAACATGCTGTGTTTTAG
- a CDS encoding methyltransferase family protein, with protein sequence MMVVMGIILFLPAGSTRFWPAWLWLLGLSGLMIFTTAFFLRRSPELLARRMKFKEKEIRRKPPAILNVYFLGFIIPGFDFRLQWSTVPIWMIITANAMVFLGYIFIIFVFKENSFASTIIQVETEQHVITTGPYTIVRHPMYLGMLIMSLFSPLALGSYWAIIPSLFIIPSLILRIKSEEEVLIKSLPGYSDYCQKTPCRLIPLIW encoded by the coding sequence ATGATGGTTGTGATGGGTATCATCTTGTTTCTTCCCGCTGGCTCGACTCGGTTCTGGCCGGCATGGCTATGGTTACTGGGTTTATCAGGATTGATGATTTTCACGACAGCTTTTTTTCTGAGAAGAAGTCCTGAATTACTCGCACGAAGAATGAAGTTTAAAGAGAAAGAAATAAGACGTAAACCCCCAGCAATCCTCAACGTGTATTTTCTGGGATTCATCATTCCCGGTTTTGATTTTCGTTTACAGTGGTCGACTGTGCCTATATGGATGATCATCACAGCGAATGCGATGGTTTTCTTAGGCTATATATTTATTATCTTTGTCTTTAAAGAAAACAGTTTTGCTTCAACAATTATTCAGGTCGAGACTGAACAACACGTTATTACTACGGGTCCCTATACCATCGTCCGGCATCCAATGTACTTGGGCATGTTAATAATGTCACTGTTCTCCCCTCTTGCGCTCGGTTCATATTGGGCAATCATTCCCTCACTGTTCATTATTCCGTCATTAATACTCAGGATAAAAAGTGAAGAGGAAGTACTAATCAAAAGCTTGCCGGGGTATAGTGATTACTGTCAAAAAACACCTTGCCGATTAATTCCGTTGATCTGGTAA
- a CDS encoding MerR family transcriptional regulator, which yields MKNQINISDFVKLTGSTPKTIIYYHKIGLLPEPERSKSGYRLYGATELARMQSINHLKSLGLELKRIKEVLGDSRNDKTLREVLESLRFDLENQKQSLEERIAKIDILLSEVNVRVDENFCSSPSFQMITEILMPEQIENYAQTCPELFEQQRKVFGILGDFNWGEDYEETFRSLAEYFKVHPEQYQLSLDYRMRLSKLSKLSEDDPEIDILARESADFIKSIPQLRAMLCNHPGMKKPLESVYLDMVARVISPARLKHMQLFQKYLGSE from the coding sequence ATGAAGAATCAAATAAACATTAGCGATTTTGTTAAATTAACCGGAAGTACACCGAAAACCATTATCTATTATCATAAAATTGGGTTGCTGCCTGAACCGGAGCGCTCTAAGAGCGGATACCGTTTATACGGGGCAACAGAACTCGCTCGGATGCAATCCATCAATCATTTAAAATCCCTCGGACTGGAACTTAAACGGATTAAAGAAGTACTCGGAGATTCACGCAATGACAAGACCCTGAGAGAAGTCTTAGAATCGTTGCGATTTGATTTGGAGAACCAGAAACAAAGTTTGGAGGAACGAATCGCTAAAATTGACATATTACTGAGCGAAGTCAACGTACGGGTAGATGAAAACTTTTGTAGCTCACCTTCTTTTCAAATGATCACAGAGATATTGATGCCGGAGCAAATTGAAAACTATGCACAAACCTGCCCGGAACTCTTTGAGCAACAACGAAAAGTGTTTGGCATATTAGGCGATTTCAACTGGGGTGAGGATTACGAGGAAACTTTCCGGTCATTAGCCGAGTATTTTAAAGTTCACCCCGAGCAATACCAACTTTCTTTGGATTATCGGATGCGTCTGTCCAAACTATCTAAGTTATCCGAAGATGACCCGGAGATAGACATACTCGCCCGAGAGTCTGCGGACTTTATCAAAAGTATACCGCAATTAAGGGCAATGTTGTGTAACCATCCCGGCATGAAGAAACCCCTGGAAAGCGTATATCTGGATATGGTTGCCCGCGTTATTTCACCGGCCAGGCTGAAACATATGCAGCTCTTCCAAAAATATCTCGGCTCAGAATGA
- a CDS encoding GNAT family N-acetyltransferase: MTIDHGKEVMTIFNYYVEHSYAAYFENKLPDSFFSMFIEMTKGYPAYVIKDNATDKVIGFCFLKPYNPLPVFKHTAEITYFITKDDVGKGIGKAALKLLIDEGKAMGIKQILASISSLNEPSIAFHRRNGFRECGRFLKIGKKNENLFDVVWMEKEISQ; this comes from the coding sequence ATGACAATCGATCATGGGAAAGAAGTAATGACCATTTTCAATTATTATGTAGAACACAGCTATGCAGCCTATTTTGAGAATAAATTACCGGATAGTTTTTTTAGTATGTTTATTGAAATGACAAAAGGCTATCCCGCTTATGTCATTAAGGATAATGCGACTGACAAAGTAATCGGTTTTTGTTTTCTTAAACCATATAATCCCTTGCCAGTATTTAAGCATACAGCGGAAATTACCTATTTTATCACAAAGGATGACGTTGGAAAAGGCATAGGGAAAGCGGCTTTAAAACTACTGATCGATGAAGGCAAAGCGATGGGGATAAAACAGATTCTTGCAAGTATATCTTCACTCAATGAACCAAGTATAGCGTTTCATAGGAGAAATGGGTTCAGAGAATGTGGAAGATTTCTAAAAATCGGCAAGAAAAATGAAAATCTATTTGATGTTGTTTGGATGGAAAAAGAAATTAGTCAATAA
- a CDS encoding DUF3795 domain-containing protein: protein MGICGLSCQLCPMYQTNADSRCEGCKSISRITLGCPFITCAVMKKEVEFCWECKESPHCEKWRKHREAGVEYDSFKCYQKLEDDIIFIQKNGFEEHKRLQNIREDMLKDMLDNFNEGRSKSYYCVAATVMHIEEIQEALIQAKEASKGFDMKSKSKVLHAILDEMAQKKGYHLKLRKKNG from the coding sequence ATGGGGATATGTGGTCTTTCCTGTCAATTGTGTCCAATGTATCAGACAAATGCAGATAGTCGATGTGAAGGGTGTAAGAGCATATCCCGCATAACTCTCGGATGTCCGTTTATTACGTGTGCTGTTATGAAAAAAGAAGTTGAATTTTGTTGGGAATGCAAGGAAAGCCCTCATTGTGAAAAGTGGCGGAAACATCGGGAAGCGGGAGTAGAATATGACTCATTCAAGTGTTATCAAAAGCTTGAGGATGATATTATTTTTATCCAGAAAAACGGATTTGAAGAGCATAAACGATTGCAAAATATACGCGAAGATATGCTGAAGGACATGTTAGATAATTTTAATGAAGGGCGTTCAAAAAGCTACTATTGTGTTGCAGCAACGGTGATGCATATTGAAGAGATACAAGAAGCATTAATACAAGCAAAAGAAGCTTCAAAAGGTTTCGATATGAAAAGCAAATCGAAAGTTCTGCACGCGATACTCGATGAGATGGCACAGAAGAAAGGATATCATTTAAAATTACGAAAAAAAAATGGGTGA
- a CDS encoding methyltransferase family protein, giving the protein MNAFLLVIPIILLRYGLLYVINKEALQRASFFAPLIGREKIAFWIYQISTAFILLYLFVLQIKTDSVGFYIGLIISGGGLILYAGALINYAKPKMNGININGLYHLSRNPMYVAYFIYFLGCVFLTRSWIFLALLIIFQISVHFIIWSEERWCMKEFGEEYINYMNRVRRYL; this is encoded by the coding sequence ATGAATGCCTTTTTGTTGGTAATACCGATCATTCTGCTTCGGTATGGGCTGTTATATGTTATCAATAAAGAAGCACTTCAACGCGCAAGTTTCTTTGCACCATTGATCGGAAGGGAAAAAATAGCTTTTTGGATTTATCAAATTTCAACTGCTTTTATCTTGCTATATTTATTCGTTCTCCAGATAAAAACGGATTCTGTGGGCTTTTATATCGGACTGATCATCTCTGGTGGGGGACTTATTTTATATGCTGGAGCTCTAATCAATTATGCGAAACCTAAAATGAACGGAATAAATATAAATGGTTTATATCACCTATCGCGCAACCCGATGTACGTCGCCTACTTTATCTATTTCTTAGGGTGTGTATTTTTAACACGTTCCTGGATATTCTTGGCGTTATTAATAATTTTTCAAATATCAGTACATTTTATTATTTGGTCAGAGGAAAGATGGTGCATGAAAGAATTCGGAGAAGAGTATATAAACTATATGAATAGAGTAAGACGTTATCTATAA
- a CDS encoding VanW family protein, translated as MAITSIYLRNKSINRSKVRLFLGKLYFTVRRYLGWFFVKSTRYAVTLQTDKLPFNVAYHSTPLYRHLRNVDMWLQQNKITNLKLATTKINGLILKPGETFSIWRLVGKPTKTKGFTEGMVLKNGTFVPGIGGGLCQLSNLIYWMTLHTPLQVTERWRHTHDVFPDANRVQPFGSGATIVYNYIDLQIKNDTQHTFQLLLHLGESDLAGAWQCEHELTPKYEVYESEHVITQEWWGGYMRHNVIKRKVFDLEDNLISDDFITENHAIMMYEPMLAEAIESV; from the coding sequence CTGGCTATTACGTCGATATATCTGAGAAATAAGTCGATTAATCGTTCAAAGGTTCGACTGTTTCTAGGTAAGCTTTACTTTACAGTGCGTCGATACCTGGGATGGTTTTTTGTCAAGTCAACGCGGTATGCTGTGACTTTACAAACGGATAAACTTCCGTTTAATGTGGCATATCACAGCACCCCATTGTATCGGCACCTCCGAAATGTTGATATGTGGCTGCAGCAAAACAAAATAACCAACTTGAAGTTGGCAACAACAAAGATTAATGGTTTGATTCTTAAACCGGGAGAGACATTTTCCATTTGGCGGTTAGTCGGTAAGCCAACCAAGACAAAAGGTTTTACTGAAGGAATGGTCCTGAAAAACGGTACGTTTGTTCCCGGAATAGGCGGAGGCCTGTGCCAGCTTTCAAATCTTATTTATTGGATGACCTTGCATACGCCATTGCAAGTTACGGAACGATGGCGCCACACACACGACGTATTTCCGGATGCTAACCGAGTCCAGCCATTTGGAAGCGGAGCCACAATTGTTTACAATTATATCGATCTTCAAATAAAGAATGATACCCAACACACATTTCAGCTTCTGTTACACCTAGGGGAATCGGATTTAGCAGGCGCATGGCAATGTGAACACGAATTGACCCCAAAATACGAGGTTTACGAAAGTGAGCATGTGATTACTCAGGAATGGTGGGGAGGTTACATGCGTCATAATGTGATCAAGCGTAAGGTGTTTGATCTAGAAGACAATCTAATTAGTGATGACTTTATTACAGAAAATCATGCCATTATGATGTACGAACCCATGTTGGCAGAGGCGATAGAGAGTGTATAA
- a CDS encoding YjdF family protein — protein sequence MCLSVKLTVFFEEPFWVGVFEKNEMDYLFVCRVVFGAEPKDYEIYDLVLKDYCNLKFSSSFAANNGRERRSNPKRLQREVKKEVKSIGIGTKAQLAMKLQQEMNKVERRSKSREEKDHQKEEQFALRQQKKKEKHKGH from the coding sequence GTGTGTTTAAGTGTGAAACTAACTGTATTCTTTGAAGAACCATTTTGGGTTGGCGTGTTTGAAAAAAATGAAATGGATTACCTTTTCGTATGCCGAGTAGTTTTTGGTGCAGAACCAAAGGATTATGAGATCTATGACTTAGTATTAAAGGATTACTGCAATTTAAAGTTCAGTAGTTCTTTTGCCGCGAATAACGGTAGAGAAAGAAGATCAAACCCCAAAAGACTTCAAAGAGAAGTAAAGAAAGAGGTTAAAAGTATTGGAATTGGAACTAAAGCACAACTTGCAATGAAATTGCAGCAGGAAATGAACAAAGTAGAAAGAAGAAGCAAATCACGAGAAGAAAAAGACCACCAAAAAGAAGAACAATTCGCATTACGACAGCAGAAGAAGAAAGAAAAGCACAAAGGGCACTAA
- a CDS encoding ester cyclase — protein MPKRKEKIIKLANDGLMTNGNLSLIDEIFTTDYIAHAGGKDHKGHTFIKRYVNQLRSAIPDIKVVNVEFWIQENNTIAWQRTLSGTHHADMFGIPPTKKKITWRDMVISRFEGERIAEEWTVSELAGELLSKRPTRNEE, from the coding sequence ATGCCCAAGAGGAAAGAAAAAATAATCAAACTAGCCAATGACGGACTCATGACGAATGGCAATTTAAGCCTCATCGATGAAATCTTTACAACCGATTATATTGCCCATGCAGGAGGTAAGGATCATAAAGGGCATACGTTTATCAAACGATATGTTAATCAGTTGCGCTCAGCCATTCCAGATATTAAAGTAGTCAACGTTGAGTTCTGGATCCAAGAAAACAATACGATTGCTTGGCAGCGGACACTCAGCGGTACTCATCACGCAGACATGTTCGGTATTCCTCCTACAAAAAAGAAAATTACTTGGAGGGATATGGTCATCAGCAGATTCGAAGGAGAAAGAATTGCTGAGGAGTGGACAGTGTCCGAACTGGCCGGCGAGTTACTTTCGAAAAGGCCAACTCGAAATGAAGAGTGA
- a CDS encoding molybdopterin-dependent oxidoreductase: protein MVNTGENKWEPISWDEAFDIVETEVKKLDTEINGRES, encoded by the coding sequence TTGGTCAACACGGGTGAAAATAAGTGGGAACCAATTTCCTGGGATGAAGCATTTGATATCGTCGAAACAGAAGTCAAAAAGCTGGACACCGAAATTAATGGCCGTGAATCATGA
- a CDS encoding magnesium transporter CorA family protein: protein MLRIYKNDGINFQELTVDNTTRNVWVNLVNPTADELQLVAEKTNSPIDFLKAALDEEERPRIEVEDESALILINIPVMLSESSYDTLPLGIILSKDSIVTVCLENNPVILEFNEYNRRTFNTAKRTRFLFQMLYKSATYYLRYIRQISRLSEQIEIDLRKTMKNKELFQLMDLQQGLTYFTSSLRSNGIVMDRLLRIRSNNQCQHLIQIYEEDEDLLEDVIIENNQAVQMVEMYSRILSGMADTSASIISNNLNMVMKFLTSMTIILAIPTMIASFWGMNVHVPFKDERLGFLIVAGIIIVITGATTYVLMRKKIL from the coding sequence GTGCTCAGAATCTACAAAAACGATGGAATCAACTTTCAGGAACTCACAGTTGACAATACGACGCGCAATGTATGGGTCAACCTGGTCAATCCCACAGCGGATGAACTGCAGCTCGTAGCTGAAAAAACAAATTCTCCGATTGATTTTCTAAAAGCGGCACTTGACGAAGAAGAACGTCCGCGTATCGAGGTCGAGGATGAATCTGCCCTTATTCTTATTAATATACCGGTAATGTTAAGTGAATCCAGCTATGATACGCTGCCTTTAGGCATCATTCTTTCCAAGGACAGCATTGTTACAGTATGTCTGGAAAACAACCCGGTCATACTTGAGTTTAACGAATATAACCGAAGAACATTTAATACTGCCAAACGGACGCGGTTTTTGTTCCAGATGTTGTATAAATCAGCAACTTATTATCTGAGATATATCCGGCAAATCAGCCGTTTAAGCGAACAGATCGAAATTGATTTGCGGAAAACGATGAAGAATAAAGAGTTATTTCAATTGATGGATCTCCAACAGGGCTTAACTTACTTTACATCGTCATTACGTTCCAATGGGATTGTCATGGACAGGCTACTGCGTATCCGATCCAATAATCAATGCCAGCATCTAATCCAGATCTACGAAGAGGACGAGGATCTGTTAGAAGATGTCATAATCGAAAATAACCAGGCTGTTCAGATGGTTGAAATGTACAGCAGGATCTTATCCGGTATGGCTGATACATCCGCTTCGATTATTTCCAACAATTTAAATATGGTCATGAAGTTTTTGACTTCGATGACGATTATTTTGGCCATCCCGACGATGATTGCCAGCTTTTGGGGAATGAATGTCCATGTTCCTTTCAAAGATGAACGTTTAGGTTTTTTGATTGTTGCAGGGATCATTATTGTCATCACCGGCGCAACCACGTATGTGCTGATGCGCAAGAAAATTCTATAG